In the Vitis vinifera cultivar Pinot Noir 40024 chromosome 2, ASM3070453v1 genome, one interval contains:
- the LOC100264287 gene encoding calcium-binding protein PBP1: MEVEGGVQFEDYFPSMMEGSGAEGFIIELCNGFHLLMDVEKGLITFESLKRSALLLGLQDMGDDEIVSMLSEGDLDGDGALNQMEFCILMMRLSPGLLDEPKQWVEEMYIHEPDEEALWF; encoded by the coding sequence ATGGAGGTTGAGGGGGGAGTGCAGTTTGAGGACTACTTCCCTTCTATGATGGAGGGGTCGGGCGCTGAGGGCTTCATTATAGAGCTCTGCAATGGGTTTCACCTGCTCATGGACGTGGAGAAAGGGCTTATCACTTTTGAGAGCTTGAAGAGGAGTGCTTTGCTGTTGGGGTTGCAGGACATGGGAGATGATGAGATTGTGTCTATGTTGAGTGAGGGCGATTTGGATGGAGATGGGGCTCTCAACCAGATGGAGTTCTGCATTCTCATGATGAGACTGAGTCCGGGTTTACTGGATGAACCCAAGCAGTGGGTGGAGGAAATGTATATACATGAACCAGATGAAGAAGCTCTATGGTTTTAG